A part of Leptospira yasudae genomic DNA contains:
- a CDS encoding adhesin OmpL37 family surface protein produces the protein MVSRIQIILIAIILVSVELLWAVSPDQTNLGILIGENKVNLKFINICVSNLAPILDEGAAAQDKTPPNSTKTEAASASAPAPTTAGKEELYKKLAGVPSYGSLKKANQFDFNGNMWYFQSNYSLSFKNLRGAQGEMKDLYQATHEQYLQNSRVILEFASPLIVRSNDKIAQHLLRLGFRDLKSSEDHFTTAYNSAPYQFRYKLLLHSEGIKIARRARRFALLAMIASKTPAEDKPEYQFVNLDDIRTAAEKENITDYERIRNTLINYIDNDLIQRKIVPPGEAKDKPIDILEIHDDNYSIITSGRISLMDMSNDEIRTDDMIQKETLPPIPAKPAPTN, from the coding sequence ATGGTTTCCAGAATTCAAATAATACTGATCGCAATCATCCTCGTATCCGTAGAACTGCTTTGGGCCGTTTCGCCGGATCAAACCAACCTCGGGATTTTAATTGGTGAGAATAAGGTCAATCTTAAGTTCATCAACATCTGCGTGAGCAATCTGGCTCCGATTCTGGATGAAGGCGCAGCGGCTCAGGATAAAACTCCGCCTAACAGCACGAAGACGGAGGCAGCTTCCGCTTCCGCACCCGCGCCGACTACGGCGGGAAAGGAAGAACTCTATAAAAAACTGGCCGGTGTTCCTTCGTATGGAAGTCTGAAAAAGGCGAATCAGTTCGACTTCAACGGGAACATGTGGTATTTCCAGAGCAATTACAGTCTTTCTTTTAAAAACCTTCGAGGCGCTCAAGGGGAAATGAAGGATCTCTATCAGGCGACTCACGAACAATATCTCCAAAACTCGAGAGTGATTTTGGAATTCGCTTCTCCATTGATCGTTCGAAGCAACGATAAGATTGCGCAACATCTTTTAAGACTCGGTTTTCGTGATCTCAAAAGTTCCGAGGATCATTTCACCACGGCTTACAATTCCGCTCCGTATCAGTTCCGTTATAAATTGCTTCTTCATAGCGAAGGGATTAAGATCGCGAGAAGGGCGAGAAGATTCGCGCTCCTTGCGATGATCGCTTCCAAAACTCCGGCGGAGGATAAACCGGAATATCAATTCGTAAATCTCGACGATATCAGAACCGCCGCGGAAAAAGAAAACATCACCGATTACGAACGGATCAGAAACACCCTGATCAACTACATAGACAACGATCTGATTCAAAGAAAGATCGTTCCTCCGGGAGAAGCGAAGGACAAACCGATCGACATTTTGGAAATCCACGACGACAATTATTCCATCATCACCTCGGGAAGAATTTCCCTGATGGATATGAGCAACGACGAGATTCGGACGGACGATATGATTCAGAAGGAAACTCTTCCTCCGATTCCCGCAAAACCGGCTCCGACCAATTAA
- a CDS encoding YggS family pyridoxal phosphate-dependent enzyme — MGIAERYQEINEEIRKLRPANPPVLIAVSKFQPLSKVKEAVAGGVFHFGENRIQEGLEKFSEWIQTKNSPLVLHHIGPVQSGTLRKLFAGYSYAHGVGAISTVQELLARADKEQKPIRYFLQANLTEEDTKHGFGKKELIETLMKKESLSNAFCKLEGMMVMGPSDGDPIRTREVFRELADIRKKYMPEGKLSMGMSGDYKIAIEEGSDFVRIGSAIFGERN; from the coding sequence ATGGGGATCGCAGAGCGTTATCAGGAAATCAACGAAGAGATTCGAAAACTGAGGCCCGCAAATCCGCCGGTCCTCATCGCGGTTTCCAAATTCCAACCTCTCTCCAAAGTGAAAGAAGCGGTCGCGGGCGGGGTTTTTCATTTCGGAGAAAATCGAATCCAAGAAGGACTCGAAAAATTTTCCGAATGGATCCAAACGAAGAATTCTCCCTTGGTTCTGCACCATATCGGCCCCGTTCAGAGCGGCACCTTACGCAAGTTATTCGCCGGATATTCGTACGCGCACGGAGTGGGGGCGATCTCGACGGTGCAGGAACTTCTCGCGCGCGCGGATAAGGAACAGAAACCGATCCGTTATTTTCTACAGGCGAACCTGACCGAGGAAGATACGAAACACGGTTTCGGAAAAAAAGAACTGATCGAAACGCTGATGAAAAAAGAAAGTCTATCCAATGCGTTTTGCAAACTCGAAGGAATGATGGTGATGGGACCCTCGGACGGAGATCCGATCCGTACGAGAGAAGTCTTTCGCGAACTCGCGGACATCCGAAAGAAGTATATGCCCGAAGGAAAACTTTCCATGGGTATGTCCGGAGATTATAAAATCGCGATCGAAGAAGGAAGCGACTTCGTCCGAATCGGAAGCGCTATTTTTGGAGAAAGGAACTGA
- the nhaC gene encoding Na+/H+ antiporter NhaC, giving the protein MTPGLFESLIPVIVLVMGLGYAGVVFGNGTVDGPAQMLLILSGTVASLLGIRLGVKWDVLEEQILESLKNVLKPVLILLLIGSLIGVWIWSGIVPSMIVWGLKILKPSFFLVIACLLSSVVSLITGSSWSTAGTVGVALMGIGTTLEIPPGVAAGAIVSGAYFGDKLSPFSETTNLASSIAGTPLFTHIQHMLYTTLPAMGIALVFFTWIGLGYSGSEDVDHKVNEVISLLENSFRIHPLLLIPPVLTFVLIYFKIPAIPSILAGILSGVLSGIFLQHPDLSFQEVYKQVLNAASKGNASKTGNVLTDALLSRGGMASMLPTVWLIFSAMFFAGAMEGAGFIQKITKGILRFANTDRSLLTGTILTSVSANLLSSDQYLSILVPGKMFKKSYEEHGLDSKNLSRALEDSGTMTSALVPWNTCGSFMAAALGVPVVVFLPYAVLNLSSPIISLVCAWTGWTIRKKV; this is encoded by the coding sequence ATCACTCCCGGACTTTTTGAATCTTTGATCCCGGTGATCGTTCTTGTGATGGGACTCGGTTACGCAGGAGTCGTGTTCGGAAACGGAACCGTGGACGGACCCGCGCAGATGCTTTTGATCTTATCGGGAACCGTTGCGAGCTTGCTCGGAATCCGTCTCGGAGTCAAATGGGACGTTTTGGAAGAACAGATTCTCGAATCTTTGAAGAACGTTTTAAAGCCGGTGTTGATTCTTCTGCTCATCGGTTCTCTCATCGGAGTTTGGATTTGGTCGGGGATCGTTCCTTCGATGATCGTATGGGGATTGAAAATTCTCAAGCCGTCCTTTTTTCTGGTGATCGCTTGTTTGTTGTCTTCCGTCGTTTCGCTGATAACGGGAAGTTCTTGGTCCACAGCGGGAACGGTCGGAGTCGCATTGATGGGAATCGGAACCACGCTCGAAATTCCGCCAGGTGTCGCGGCGGGCGCCATCGTATCGGGAGCGTATTTCGGAGATAAACTTTCTCCGTTTTCGGAAACGACCAATCTCGCTTCCTCGATCGCGGGAACTCCTTTGTTTACTCATATTCAACATATGTTATATACGACTTTGCCCGCGATGGGAATCGCTCTCGTGTTTTTCACGTGGATCGGATTGGGATATAGCGGATCGGAAGACGTGGACCACAAGGTGAACGAAGTCATCTCTTTGCTCGAGAATTCGTTTCGAATTCATCCTTTGCTTTTGATTCCTCCCGTGCTTACCTTCGTGTTGATCTACTTTAAGATTCCGGCGATCCCTTCGATCCTTGCCGGAATTCTTTCCGGAGTTTTATCGGGAATTTTTCTACAACATCCGGATCTGAGTTTTCAGGAAGTCTACAAACAGGTTTTGAACGCCGCGTCGAAAGGAAACGCTTCCAAAACGGGGAACGTTCTGACCGACGCTCTTCTTTCGAGAGGAGGAATGGCTTCGATGCTCCCGACCGTTTGGCTGATTTTTTCGGCGATGTTTTTTGCGGGGGCGATGGAGGGAGCCGGTTTTATCCAAAAAATTACGAAAGGAATATTAAGATTTGCGAATACGGACCGTTCTCTTTTGACCGGAACCATCCTTACGAGCGTTTCCGCGAACTTGCTTTCCTCGGATCAGTATCTTTCGATTTTGGTTCCCGGTAAGATGTTCAAAAAATCGTATGAAGAACACGGGTTGGATTCTAAAAATCTGTCCCGCGCTTTGGAGGATTCGGGAACGATGACTTCGGCTCTGGTTCCTTGGAATACCTGCGGTTCCTTTATGGCGGCCGCGCTCGGAGTCCCCGTCGTCGTGTTTCTTCCCTACGCCGTCTTAAATCTGAGCAGTCCGATCATTTCGCTCGTTTGTGCTTGGACGGGCTGGACCATCCGGAAGAAGGTTTAG
- a CDS encoding pseudouridine synthase, whose amino-acid sequence MIDNPDVSSSSERDSEILQIVISKEESGTRLDHFLSKKFTYHSRTAWQKEISEGRILVSGRKVKPGVLIREGEIVVYQPAEKEEPPVRTDYTILFEDDWILAVNKPGDLPVHPAGVYRKGNLLTLLNESGRFGTLFTIHRLDRETSGAVLFAKNSGVASSLSSLFSSGNIQKFYISKVYGDFPARKTAYGVLKPDSSSKIRKKRAFVELPWNRNVFSKKKNVVLENSSSEPNEEICLTYFQKIESDRSARSSAVDKTNPPLPNNGSTKPTHSLVLCRPVTGRMHQIRATLYGLGFPLWGDKLYGRDEDTFLDFIDGKNPDLIARLGMERQALHAYAVRFVHPVTKKKLKIVAPLPEDFS is encoded by the coding sequence TTGATCGACAACCCGGACGTATCCTCAAGCTCGGAACGAGATTCCGAAATTCTACAGATCGTGATCTCCAAGGAAGAATCCGGTACGAGACTCGATCACTTTCTTTCCAAAAAATTCACGTATCATTCCAGAACGGCTTGGCAAAAGGAAATCTCCGAAGGAAGAATTTTGGTTTCCGGCAGGAAAGTAAAACCGGGCGTATTGATCCGAGAAGGGGAGATTGTCGTTTATCAACCCGCGGAAAAGGAAGAACCTCCGGTTCGAACCGATTATACGATTCTGTTCGAGGATGATTGGATCCTAGCCGTGAACAAGCCCGGGGACTTGCCCGTTCATCCCGCGGGAGTGTATCGGAAGGGAAACCTTCTTACATTGTTGAATGAATCCGGCCGTTTCGGAACGTTGTTTACGATTCATAGACTCGATCGGGAGACTTCGGGCGCGGTTTTATTCGCGAAGAATTCCGGGGTCGCTTCTTCGCTTTCGTCCTTATTCAGTTCCGGGAATATTCAGAAATTCTATATTAGCAAAGTGTACGGGGATTTTCCGGCTCGAAAAACCGCGTACGGCGTTTTGAAACCGGATTCTTCCTCAAAGATCCGAAAGAAACGGGCCTTTGTGGAACTTCCGTGGAACCGAAACGTTTTTTCCAAAAAAAAGAATGTCGTTTTAGAAAATTCCTCCTCGGAGCCGAACGAGGAAATCTGTTTGACCTACTTTCAAAAAATTGAATCCGATCGGAGCGCGCGTTCTTCCGCGGTCGATAAGACGAATCCGCCGCTTCCGAACAACGGATCGACTAAACCGACTCATTCTCTTGTTTTGTGCAGGCCGGTGACGGGGCGTATGCACCAAATCCGCGCTACACTTTACGGTTTGGGATTTCCTCTTTGGGGTGATAAACTCTACGGAAGGGACGAGGATACGTTTTTGGATTTTATCGACGGCAAAAATCCGGACCTGATTGCGAGACTCGGAATGGAACGGCAGGCCCTCCACGCATACGCGGTTCGATTCGTACATCCGGTTACGAAGAAGAAACTAAAAATCGTAGCTCCGCTTCCGGAGGATTTTTCGTGA
- a CDS encoding PilZ domain-containing protein, which produces MDKIINDPEGIHKILQSLFTRLPVVILVDNRPLPVRIVGLKDAVRIVVTLPPGTPTEPHRKLFLVHNNHRFAALFTVEMHNPANGVELLLATAIQVTVAQRTEERIHVDSNSNGSQITLTNIINQGNLRKTLGFADKKIDEIVKKHAKQLRETYPHSNVFFSDRMDNRLRLMYNFDQAIYVLDRNSKGDGSGGFQFLPFPEYLKLIAVNKLDAGIISEISIMIRYKGYTPLGYVQILSDKELNTNDFNAANIAANAVSKEVIASGFFQESKEKCNVDNISMQGVGFFHPQSIFFSRSFAVGETILFDLNLSAESKGTFRAVIRNINNTDKMFRIGCEFFNLNEREENMIQTYVDSKEH; this is translated from the coding sequence ATGGATAAAATCATCAATGACCCGGAAGGGATTCACAAGATTCTTCAGTCTCTTTTTACCAGACTTCCGGTTGTGATCCTCGTAGACAATCGTCCTTTACCGGTACGAATCGTCGGTCTCAAGGATGCGGTTCGCATCGTGGTCACTCTTCCGCCCGGAACTCCGACTGAACCGCATCGAAAACTTTTTCTCGTTCACAACAATCACAGATTTGCCGCATTGTTCACGGTCGAGATGCACAATCCCGCCAACGGAGTCGAACTTCTTCTTGCGACAGCGATCCAAGTTACTGTCGCTCAAAGGACGGAAGAACGGATTCACGTGGATTCCAACTCGAACGGATCGCAGATCACTCTTACCAACATCATCAATCAGGGGAATCTGAGAAAAACATTAGGATTTGCTGATAAAAAGATCGACGAGATCGTAAAAAAACACGCCAAACAACTCAGGGAAACGTATCCTCATTCCAACGTTTTCTTTTCGGACCGCATGGATAACCGCCTGCGATTGATGTATAACTTCGATCAGGCGATCTACGTTCTAGATCGAAACTCCAAAGGAGACGGAAGCGGAGGATTTCAGTTTCTTCCCTTTCCCGAATATCTAAAACTGATCGCGGTCAACAAACTAGACGCCGGGATCATTTCCGAAATTTCGATCATGATTCGTTATAAGGGTTATACTCCTCTCGGTTACGTTCAGATTCTTTCGGACAAGGAACTGAACACGAACGACTTCAACGCGGCGAACATCGCGGCCAACGCGGTTTCCAAGGAAGTGATCGCTTCCGGTTTCTTTCAGGAATCCAAGGAAAAATGCAACGTGGACAACATCTCCATGCAAGGGGTCGGTTTTTTTCATCCGCAGTCGATTTTCTTTTCGAGAAGTTTTGCCGTGGGGGAAACGATCCTGTTCGATCTGAATCTTTCCGCGGAAAGCAAGGGAACGTTTCGGGCCGTTATCCGAAACATCAACAACACGGATAAGATGTTCCGCATCGGTTGCGAGTTCTTCAACTTGAACGAACGCGAAGAGAATATGATTCAGACCTACGTCGATTCCAAGGAACACTAA
- a CDS encoding alpha-hydroxy-acid oxidizing protein has translation MSLSHKITGKTILIVGGGLLQVPIIQTARMMKLTTVVADMNGDAPGMKICDIPMVMSTKDIEGMVRESKKLATKIKIDGVITAGTDASMTVAAVANALDLPGIRYVDAEAASNKVKMRERLKKAGIPLPGFAPVWSLADTREALEFLKFPLVMKPADNMGARGVIKVENREELQAAFKHAKKYSPTGEMILEEYMPGPEVSVDALTWNGNFVITGIADRIIEREPFFIEMGHNMPSALSPSVLKEVEDVMFRSMKALGITLGAGKGDIKVTPDGVKVGEIAARLSGGFMSAFTFPLSSGINLNRAAILIALGEEPDNLTPTVKRVSIERCLLAPRGKLLAIDGIEETRKIEGVNDLFFMNKIGDIIQEPTNNIEKTGHVIISADTLEKAEAVFDTVKNTIRFTCDELYSVSEKEIQQNARIRFGKDICWVCKVCDGTDCASGVPGMGGLGRMLTFQDNVKALQEYSILPRYIREHTQGSVETSFLGKKIKTPLMAAPMTGAVTNMNGAMDEFTFAATLLEGCQTSGTLAWLGDGASPDKYLIMLEAVRKTKADAILICKPREDEGLLKERFQESETAGLFALGMDVDAVNFKTMTLKNISSVTRNVSKLGKIRSLTKLPFIVKGIMTPEDAQLAIDAGADCIVVSNHGGRVLDDMPGTARVLSGIRKAVGDKIPIAVDGGVRSGMDVFKMIALGADTVLVGRPMAIFAVGGGVAGIRFLISQYTEHLLQSMNVTGVETLRGIGMELLFRKKNDEENSVSE, from the coding sequence TTGTCACTGAGTCATAAAATCACAGGAAAGACGATTCTCATCGTGGGCGGAGGACTTCTCCAGGTGCCCATCATCCAGACTGCGAGAATGATGAAACTCACGACCGTCGTAGCCGATATGAACGGCGACGCACCCGGGATGAAGATCTGCGACATTCCGATGGTGATGAGCACCAAGGACATCGAGGGAATGGTGCGCGAATCCAAAAAGCTCGCGACCAAGATCAAGATCGACGGAGTGATCACCGCCGGAACCGACGCGAGTATGACGGTTGCCGCCGTAGCAAACGCGCTGGATCTTCCCGGAATTCGTTACGTGGACGCGGAAGCGGCTTCCAACAAAGTGAAGATGCGCGAACGTCTGAAAAAAGCGGGGATTCCTCTTCCCGGTTTCGCTCCCGTTTGGAGCCTTGCGGACACGCGAGAAGCATTAGAATTTTTGAAATTTCCTCTCGTGATGAAACCGGCGGACAACATGGGTGCGCGCGGAGTGATCAAGGTCGAAAACAGGGAAGAATTACAAGCGGCCTTCAAACACGCGAAAAAATATTCTCCCACGGGAGAAATGATCTTAGAAGAATACATGCCCGGTCCGGAAGTTTCCGTCGATGCGTTGACTTGGAACGGAAATTTCGTGATCACCGGAATCGCGGATCGAATCATCGAACGAGAACCGTTCTTTATCGAGATGGGTCACAACATGCCTTCCGCGTTAAGTCCTTCCGTTTTGAAAGAAGTGGAAGACGTAATGTTTCGGAGCATGAAAGCCCTCGGAATCACTCTCGGCGCCGGTAAGGGCGATATCAAGGTCACTCCGGACGGCGTGAAAGTGGGGGAGATTGCGGCGCGTCTTTCCGGCGGTTTTATGTCTGCGTTCACCTTTCCTCTTTCCTCCGGGATCAATCTGAACCGCGCGGCCATCTTGATTGCGCTCGGCGAAGAACCGGATAACTTGACTCCCACCGTAAAACGCGTTTCGATCGAACGCTGCCTTTTGGCTCCGAGAGGAAAACTTCTTGCGATCGACGGGATCGAAGAAACGCGCAAAATCGAAGGCGTCAACGACCTCTTCTTTATGAACAAGATCGGCGATATCATCCAAGAGCCGACGAATAACATCGAAAAGACGGGACACGTCATCATCAGCGCGGACACTCTCGAAAAAGCGGAAGCCGTATTCGATACGGTAAAAAATACGATCCGTTTTACCTGCGACGAACTCTATTCCGTTTCCGAAAAAGAAATCCAACAGAACGCGAGAATCCGCTTCGGAAAGGATATATGCTGGGTTTGTAAAGTATGCGACGGAACCGATTGCGCTTCGGGCGTTCCCGGCATGGGCGGTTTGGGAAGAATGCTCACGTTTCAGGACAACGTCAAAGCCTTGCAGGAATATTCCATTCTTCCTAGATACATCCGCGAACACACGCAAGGTTCGGTGGAAACTTCTTTCTTGGGAAAAAAGATCAAAACTCCGTTGATGGCCGCGCCTATGACCGGAGCCGTCACCAACATGAACGGGGCCATGGACGAATTCACGTTCGCAGCCACTCTTCTGGAAGGTTGTCAGACTTCAGGCACCTTAGCGTGGTTAGGCGACGGAGCGAGTCCGGACAAATATCTCATCATGCTCGAAGCGGTCCGCAAAACCAAAGCGGACGCGATTCTTATCTGCAAACCGAGAGAGGATGAAGGTCTTTTAAAGGAACGGTTTCAAGAATCCGAAACCGCGGGTTTGTTCGCGCTCGGAATGGACGTGGACGCGGTGAACTTCAAGACGATGACTTTGAAGAACATTTCTTCCGTAACCCGCAACGTTTCCAAACTTGGAAAGATCCGCTCTCTTACGAAACTACCCTTTATCGTGAAGGGAATCATGACTCCCGAAGACGCGCAACTCGCGATCGACGCGGGTGCGGACTGTATCGTAGTTTCCAATCACGGCGGAAGGGTGTTGGACGATATGCCCGGAACCGCAAGAGTTCTTTCGGGAATCCGCAAAGCGGTCGGAGATAAAATTCCGATCGCAGTGGACGGAGGAGTTCGAAGCGGGATGGACGTCTTCAAGATGATCGCTCTCGGTGCGGACACCGTTCTTGTGGGAAGGCCGATGGCTATTTTTGCGGTCGGAGGCGGAGTAGCCGGAATTCGTTTTTTAATTTCGCAATATACCGAACATCTTCTGCAATCCATGAACGTGACCGGAGTGGAAACTCTCCGAGGAATCGGAATGGAACTTCTGTTTCGGAAAAAAAACGACGAAGAAAATTCGGTTTCAGAATAA
- a CDS encoding sensor domain-containing diguanylate cyclase — MISKENDPLMIEYLEKKIYDQKQLLEISKALNSTLDYKYLMDAILNICLAQLQTLQAAIYVSPEADSDFFELDPSYKGFDLSENEKSFRIKTNAALIQFLETRMKAMTINQIEESMGRSVNEVDFLRGIGADLIIPLNAKGKVNGLLVLGEKMTMNEVQEEDRDFLTTLSTLAGIAVENSRLYELATVDMMTGLKVHHYFQTKLKEEMDRCRKKKSHLTLLFTDVDNFKKFNDTHGHQAGDQVLIEVAKQLIRHAGKHDTPARYGGEEFCLVMPGADLERGYEMGEKIRKAVEASSVKNPNGGPDLKVTLSVGVSEFWPKDKNNRDLIERADKALYTAKHSGKNQTICYKEN; from the coding sequence TTGATCAGTAAAGAAAATGATCCCTTGATGATAGAGTATCTGGAAAAGAAAATCTATGATCAAAAGCAATTATTAGAAATCAGCAAGGCCCTGAATTCCACATTAGATTACAAATATCTAATGGATGCAATTTTGAATATCTGTCTCGCTCAGCTCCAAACCCTTCAGGCGGCGATTTACGTCAGTCCCGAAGCGGATTCGGACTTTTTCGAACTCGATCCGAGCTATAAAGGATTCGATCTTTCCGAAAACGAGAAGTCATTTCGCATTAAAACGAACGCCGCGCTGATCCAGTTCCTCGAAACGAGAATGAAGGCGATGACCATCAATCAGATCGAAGAGAGCATGGGAAGATCCGTGAACGAAGTCGACTTCTTACGCGGAATCGGAGCCGATCTCATCATTCCTCTCAACGCGAAAGGAAAGGTGAACGGTCTTCTCGTTCTCGGAGAAAAGATGACCATGAACGAGGTCCAGGAAGAAGACAGAGACTTCTTGACCACTCTTTCCACTCTCGCGGGAATCGCAGTCGAAAACTCTCGACTCTACGAACTCGCGACCGTGGATATGATGACCGGTCTCAAAGTGCATCACTACTTTCAAACCAAACTCAAAGAAGAGATGGATCGCTGCAGAAAGAAGAAGTCTCATCTCACTCTGTTGTTCACGGACGTTGACAACTTCAAGAAGTTCAACGACACGCACGGACACCAGGCGGGGGATCAGGTTTTGATCGAAGTCGCAAAACAACTCATTCGTCACGCGGGCAAACACGATACACCCGCGCGTTACGGCGGCGAGGAGTTCTGTCTTGTAATGCCGGGGGCCGACCTCGAACGCGGTTACGAGATGGGAGAAAAGATCCGCAAAGCTGTGGAAGCGAGTTCCGTCAAAAACCCGAACGGAGGACCGGACCTAAAAGTCACTCTTTCCGTGGGAGTTTCCGAGTTTTGGCCGAAAGACAAAAACAACCGAGATCTGATCGAAAGAGCGGATAAGGCCCTGTATACGGCCAAACATTCCGGTAAAAATCAGACCATTTGTTACAAAGAGAACTAG
- the mnmA gene encoding tRNA 2-thiouridine(34) synthase MnmA, translated as MSKGKIIVAMSGGVDSAVTAGLLMEEGYEVIGVNLRTWEYEAPACDTTKKSCCSPEDIRDARDVGLSLKIPFYVVKMEKVFQEKVIDRFIDDYQHGKTPNPCVECNTFVKFGALFEKAKALGIDKIATGHYARIAQNGDRYAIANGIDAGKNQAYYLYGLSQENLKNVIFPLGEMTKPEVREIARRMGLPVAEKAESQEICFIPENDYRKFLEKKNVEFTPGFFKLRDGRIIGKHKGRENFTIGQRKGLGIAWRNPLYVIAIEDDGSVILGEENETYTGSFSVIDANYQGIAPIREGESLECRVQVRYRHTPIRCRITRQGEDLVVFPLEDVRGVTPGQSAVFYPLDSDYLLLGGIIRKGSIQMQIREVAEPAVSVQG; from the coding sequence ATGAGCAAGGGTAAAATCATAGTGGCGATGAGCGGCGGGGTGGACAGCGCGGTGACCGCGGGCTTGCTCATGGAAGAAGGCTACGAAGTCATCGGCGTCAATCTCAGAACCTGGGAATACGAAGCGCCCGCCTGCGATACCACCAAAAAATCCTGTTGTTCTCCCGAGGATATCCGCGACGCGAGAGACGTGGGTCTTTCTCTCAAGATTCCTTTTTACGTCGTGAAGATGGAAAAGGTTTTTCAAGAGAAGGTGATCGACCGTTTTATCGACGACTATCAACACGGAAAAACTCCGAACCCTTGTGTGGAATGCAATACCTTCGTAAAGTTCGGCGCGTTGTTTGAAAAGGCGAAGGCGCTCGGAATCGATAAGATCGCGACGGGCCATTACGCGCGCATCGCTCAGAACGGAGATCGTTACGCGATCGCGAACGGAATCGACGCGGGTAAAAATCAGGCTTATTATTTATACGGACTTTCCCAAGAGAATTTAAAAAACGTAATCTTTCCTCTGGGAGAAATGACCAAACCCGAAGTGCGCGAGATCGCGAGAAGAATGGGACTTCCCGTCGCCGAAAAAGCGGAGTCGCAAGAAATCTGTTTTATTCCCGAAAACGACTACAGAAAGTTTTTGGAAAAGAAGAATGTCGAATTCACTCCGGGTTTTTTCAAACTCAGAGACGGCCGCATCATCGGCAAACACAAGGGCCGCGAGAATTTCACGATCGGCCAGAGAAAAGGCCTCGGCATCGCTTGGAGAAATCCTCTTTACGTCATCGCGATCGAAGATGACGGTTCCGTAATATTAGGAGAAGAGAATGAAACCTATACGGGTTCCTTCTCCGTGATCGACGCGAATTACCAAGGAATCGCTCCGATCCGCGAAGGAGAATCTTTGGAATGCCGCGTTCAAGTTCGTTACAGACATACTCCGATCCGCTGCAGAATCACCCGCCAAGGAGAAGATCTCGTCGTTTTTCCTTTGGAAGACGTGCGCGGCGTGACCCCGGGACAATCGGCGGTGTTTTATCCTCTGGATTCCGACTATCTTTTGTTAGGCGGAATCATCCGTAAGGGAAGCATTCAAATGCAGATCCGGGAAGTCGCGGAACCCGCCGTTTCCGTACAAGGTTAA
- the proC gene encoding pyrroline-5-carboxylate reductase, translated as MKHTIGIAGCGNMGGAIYLSLKERYPKQVLGYDPYMTSNQKIELVSSWEEFSAKSDVIIVCVKPGKVAELLGQIKTSKKIISVAAGIGTETLRKNLPNGSQVVRVMPNLPLLVSEGAIGYFGDRDLYETVTEIFQSLGHSVELGSESLLDAVTGLSGSGPAFVFKFIQALAEGGVLSGLGYQEALDLSIQTVIGSAELLRKERKKDPSTHPEVWKNKVTSPGGTTIAGLAELEKNGFTDSILQAVKAATKRSQELGG; from the coding sequence ATGAAACATACGATCGGTATCGCAGGCTGCGGAAATATGGGAGGAGCGATCTACCTCTCCCTCAAAGAACGTTATCCGAAACAGGTTTTGGGTTACGACCCTTATATGACCTCGAATCAAAAAATCGAACTCGTTTCTTCTTGGGAAGAATTCTCCGCAAAGTCCGACGTGATCATCGTCTGCGTAAAACCCGGCAAGGTTGCGGAGTTGCTCGGACAAATCAAAACGTCCAAAAAAATCATATCCGTCGCGGCGGGGATCGGCACGGAAACGCTTCGAAAAAATCTTCCGAACGGATCGCAAGTCGTACGCGTTATGCCGAATCTTCCTTTGCTCGTATCGGAAGGCGCGATCGGTTACTTTGGTGATAGGGATTTGTATGAAACCGTAACCGAAATCTTTCAATCCCTCGGTCATTCGGTAGAACTCGGTTCAGAATCTTTGCTGGATGCGGTTACGGGATTATCCGGATCGGGGCCGGCGTTCGTTTTTAAATTCATTCAAGCCTTAGCCGAAGGCGGAGTTCTTTCCGGTTTGGGTTATCAAGAGGCTTTGGATCTTAGCATTCAAACCGTGATCGGTTCTGCGGAACTTCTACGCAAAGAAAGAAAAAAAGATCCTTCCACTCATCCGGAAGTTTGGAAGAATAAGGTGACTTCTCCCGGAGGAACGACGATTGCAGGACTTGCGGAGTTGGAAAAGAACGGATTTACGGATTCGATTCTGCAAGCGGTCAAAGCGGCCACCAAACGTTCTCAAGAGTTAGGCGGTTGA